In one Geoglobus acetivorans genomic region, the following are encoded:
- a CDS encoding ABC transporter permease family protein, which produces MLPLIKAEFRKGRKKFTNKFRLLIAVTALLSLVASIVSYNYGFLSDSWIYTSASDVYEIENRLFTHILVDGQQEGMDLLKNGESDVFITGNRIFITDSFKSQSAGEEMKNYIKNEFTKWLYENYGTGAFPVFVRAEYLERKQPQALSPKPISQETIKQLEKRSKQKNQVTEDEQKAQIEKKIQQSLTENGRKSAILPEKQETGYDTPDTFSPPSLISKMVIAFIFIIPSLFSMQLYTSSLAEDVRMRRMEVLLSAPFSPYSLIFQKLLPYFIISVAMIATTSIVFRVNGLLFMLFPLLAFLSFQTFIALNSRSYRELTFLILVFNLFLIIYLILPSVFSGIALSDLSPVTFLLRDLSGEKISFQDFIFSNLILAGFTIMGFVLSASSLNIETLYSPRSPFGRLADVLGNSAEKDLNAFFLAFLSVFLALFLEFFLLFFGLSVPIITSFALIMLGVAVIEEALKSILIFPSLSLKRAVIVASGFFIAEKGILFLEAFKDYSMVLPGELLIFPLLLHITASSSFAVVSKRSWKAGYVLAVAIHFAYNYYMVMGT; this is translated from the coding sequence GTGCTGCCACTCATAAAAGCTGAGTTCAGGAAAGGCAGGAAGAAGTTCACAAATAAATTCAGGCTCCTCATTGCAGTAACTGCACTATTATCACTGGTGGCATCCATTGTATCGTATAACTACGGATTCCTCTCAGATTCCTGGATATACACATCCGCAAGCGACGTTTACGAAATTGAAAACAGACTGTTCACCCATATTCTTGTCGATGGTCAGCAGGAAGGTATGGATTTGCTGAAAAACGGTGAATCGGACGTTTTTATAACAGGGAACAGGATATTCATCACAGATTCGTTCAAATCCCAGTCTGCGGGAGAGGAAATGAAAAACTACATCAAAAACGAGTTCACAAAATGGCTGTACGAGAACTACGGTACCGGAGCATTTCCAGTATTCGTAAGGGCAGAATACCTTGAAAGAAAGCAACCTCAAGCTCTTTCACCCAAACCAATCTCCCAAGAAACGATCAAACAGCTGGAGAAACGTTCCAAACAGAAAAATCAGGTAACCGAAGATGAGCAGAAAGCCCAGATAGAGAAAAAAATCCAGCAGAGCTTAACTGAAAATGGCAGAAAATCAGCCATACTGCCCGAAAAGCAGGAAACAGGATACGATACTCCGGACACGTTCAGTCCACCATCCCTGATTTCGAAGATGGTCATCGCTTTCATCTTCATCATTCCGTCTCTCTTCTCGATGCAGCTGTACACCTCATCCCTTGCCGAAGACGTTAGGATGCGGAGAATGGAAGTCCTGCTATCCGCTCCATTTTCGCCATACTCACTGATATTCCAGAAACTGCTCCCATATTTCATCATCTCAGTAGCAATGATAGCGACGACATCGATCGTTTTCAGGGTGAACGGACTGCTCTTCATGCTGTTCCCCCTTCTTGCATTTCTATCATTTCAAACGTTCATAGCACTCAATTCGAGATCATACCGAGAACTCACATTTCTGATCCTTGTCTTCAACCTGTTCCTCATCATCTACCTCATACTTCCGTCAGTTTTTTCGGGAATTGCGTTATCAGACCTTTCTCCAGTAACATTCCTCCTCAGGGACCTTTCCGGGGAGAAAATCAGTTTTCAGGATTTCATTTTCTCGAACTTGATCCTTGCCGGCTTTACAATCATGGGATTCGTTCTGTCGGCCAGCTCCCTGAATATCGAAACCCTTTACAGTCCCAGGTCACCCTTTGGCAGACTTGCAGATGTACTTGGGAATTCCGCAGAGAAAGACCTGAACGCATTTTTCCTTGCGTTCCTGTCAGTATTTCTCGCCCTTTTTCTTGAATTCTTTTTACTGTTTTTTGGCCTGTCAGTCCCCATAATAACCTCATTCGCCCTGATAATGCTCGGCGTGGCGGTTATCGAGGAGGCATTAAAATCGATACTGATATTTCCGTCGCTGAGTCTGAAAAGGGCTGTGATTGTGGCTTCAGGATTCTTCATCGCCGAAAAGGGCATTCTGTTCCTCGAGGCGTTCAAGGACTACAGCATGGTGTTGCCCGGTGAACTGCTCATCTTCCCGCTGCTTTTACACATAACCGCATCCTCATCCTTTGCTGTCGTTTCTAAGAGAAGCTGGAAAGCGGGATACGTTCTGGCGGTGGCGATCCACTTCGCATACAATTACTACATGGTGATGGGCACATGA
- a CDS encoding ABC transporter permease has product MKAMIRKDLRLIVRERTIMSAIAILIFIASFTSVITFGLLVLYKPDSVATGSVRIGVAGNCPVLKSFADERYPELEDALNDFYAGKIDAVLYLPEENYTSANFVTVFLPKNEITGILAGTQVKEILQKYQKAMRERRGIPGDDGFRVYSLDGGKAELREGSSMTFRFIYAILIPLLLITTAIIAGGLVIDLISEEYETRTLDVILSTPMSITDFISAKVFSALIVSAVLSAVWVFLLHVNTGIFRPVLLLILSVSFSMIFASIGAIISSGLKDRERSQLVFSILSVSIVTVSFTHPSMISGVSARISAGSYLQPWEFLIYPVLGSVLMLLSIKFSEKLIKG; this is encoded by the coding sequence ATGAAAGCGATGATCAGGAAGGATCTCAGGCTCATAGTAAGGGAAAGAACCATCATGTCTGCCATAGCCATACTGATTTTCATCGCCTCATTCACGTCTGTAATAACGTTCGGGCTTCTTGTCCTTTACAAACCGGATTCGGTTGCCACAGGCAGCGTCAGAATTGGGGTTGCGGGAAACTGTCCGGTCCTGAAATCGTTTGCTGACGAAAGGTACCCAGAACTTGAAGATGCGTTAAACGATTTCTATGCCGGAAAGATAGATGCCGTGCTTTATTTGCCGGAAGAGAATTACACCTCTGCCAATTTCGTCACAGTATTTCTCCCGAAAAACGAGATCACCGGAATACTGGCAGGCACGCAGGTCAAGGAGATTCTGCAGAAATACCAGAAGGCAATGAGGGAAAGACGGGGAATTCCTGGAGATGACGGGTTCAGAGTTTACAGTCTCGATGGCGGAAAAGCCGAACTCCGTGAAGGCTCTTCCATGACATTCCGGTTCATTTATGCCATACTCATCCCGCTGCTTTTAATCACAACAGCAATAATTGCAGGAGGACTTGTGATAGACCTGATAAGTGAAGAGTACGAGACCAGGACTCTTGATGTCATCCTGTCAACACCCATGTCGATAACGGATTTCATATCTGCCAAGGTTTTTTCGGCTCTTATTGTGTCGGCTGTCCTGTCTGCTGTATGGGTGTTTCTGCTCCACGTAAACACGGGCATTTTCCGCCCAGTACTTCTTCTCATCCTGTCAGTATCATTTTCGATGATTTTCGCATCCATAGGAGCCATCATATCCTCAGGACTGAAGGACAGAGAGAGAAGTCAGCTCGTATTCTCCATACTTTCTGTTTCAATCGTTACTGTGTCATTCACACACCCATCAATGATTTCAGGAGTTTCAGCCAGAATCTCCGCTGGAAGTTACCTGCAGCCATGGGAATTTCTGATCTATCCTGTTCTCGGATCGGTTCTGATGCTCTTATCGATTAAGTTCTCTGAAAAACTGATAAAAGGTTAA
- the rbcL gene encoding type III ribulose-bisphosphate carboxylase, which yields MTERFDKIYDYYVDKDYEPNYKRDVVAVFRITPAEGYTIEQAAGGVAAESSTGTWTTLYPWYEMERWEDLSAKAYDFHDMGDGSWMVKIAYPSHAFEENNLPALLASIAGNVFGMRRVNGLRLEDLYFPEKIIREFNGPAFGIEGVRKMLDIKERPIYGVVPKPKVGYSPEELYSLAEELLLSGADFVKDDENLASPWYNRFEERAEVMANIIEKVENETGEKKTWFANITGDVRDMEYRLELLSELSLKHAMVDVVISGWAVLEYIRDLAEDYDIAIHGHRAMHAAMTRNPRHGISMFVLAKLYRLVGIDQLHVGTAGAGKLEGKKWDVLQNTKVLRENRYVPEDGDVFHLEQKFYGIKPAFPTSSGGLHPGILPKVIEALGTDIVLQLGGGTIGHPDGPGSGARAVRQALEAIVQNIPLEEYAKSHSELARALEKWGTETPI from the coding sequence ATGACAGAGAGGTTTGACAAGATATATGATTACTACGTGGATAAGGATTACGAACCGAATTACAAGAGGGATGTGGTCGCAGTTTTCAGGATTACGCCTGCTGAAGGCTATACAATCGAGCAGGCTGCCGGCGGTGTGGCTGCAGAAAGCTCGACGGGTACCTGGACGACCCTTTACCCGTGGTATGAGATGGAGAGATGGGAGGACCTGTCTGCAAAGGCATACGATTTCCACGACATGGGCGATGGAAGCTGGATGGTGAAAATAGCCTATCCGTCTCATGCTTTTGAGGAAAACAACCTGCCAGCCCTCCTTGCATCAATAGCGGGAAATGTGTTTGGAATGAGGAGGGTAAATGGACTCAGGCTTGAGGATCTGTACTTTCCTGAAAAAATCATACGGGAATTTAATGGGCCAGCATTTGGTATTGAAGGAGTTAGAAAAATGCTTGACATAAAGGAAAGGCCAATCTACGGTGTTGTGCCCAAACCGAAGGTTGGCTACTCTCCAGAGGAGCTGTACTCTCTCGCTGAGGAGCTTCTTTTGTCAGGGGCAGATTTTGTGAAAGACGACGAAAATCTGGCATCGCCCTGGTACAACAGGTTTGAGGAAAGGGCAGAAGTGATGGCGAATATCATCGAGAAAGTTGAGAACGAGACCGGGGAGAAAAAGACCTGGTTTGCAAACATAACAGGTGATGTAAGGGATATGGAGTACCGACTTGAACTTCTGTCGGAGCTTTCACTGAAACATGCAATGGTTGATGTTGTCATAAGCGGATGGGCTGTGCTTGAGTACATAAGGGACCTTGCAGAGGATTACGACATTGCGATACACGGGCACAGGGCGATGCATGCGGCGATGACAAGAAATCCCCGGCACGGGATTTCCATGTTCGTTCTTGCAAAACTGTACCGGCTTGTAGGGATTGACCAGCTTCATGTTGGAACTGCGGGAGCAGGAAAGCTTGAAGGAAAGAAATGGGATGTGCTGCAGAACACAAAGGTTCTGAGGGAAAATCGCTATGTTCCTGAAGACGGTGATGTTTTCCACTTGGAGCAAAAGTTTTACGGCATAAAACCGGCTTTCCCCACGAGCTCTGGAGGGCTCCATCCCGGCATACTGCCGAAGGTTATTGAGGCGCTTGGCACCGACATAGTTCTTCAGCTTGGCGGTGGAACCATAGGACATCCAGACGGACCGGGTTCTGGAGCAAGGGCGGTGAGACAGGCTCTGGAGGCGATTGTTCAGAACATCCCTCTTGAAGAATATGCAAAGTCGCATAGTGAGCTAGCAAGGGCGCTTGAAAAGTGGGGAACAGAAACCCCAATTTAA
- a CDS encoding MgtC/SapB family protein yields the protein MEEYISLILASVFGAVVGLERSKVHKPAGLRTHMLVSAGSCLFMIVSARFFNDPARIAAGVVSGIGFIGAGTILAEQRKERTKVVGITTAASLWMTAAIGMITGFGDYRLATFSTALTYIILKLKRVEEMLEKRDKN from the coding sequence ATGGAAGAATACATTTCTCTCATTCTCGCATCGGTTTTCGGAGCGGTTGTGGGACTCGAGCGATCAAAAGTCCACAAACCCGCTGGACTGAGAACTCACATGCTCGTATCTGCAGGCTCGTGTCTGTTCATGATAGTCTCAGCCAGATTCTTCAACGATCCTGCCAGGATAGCTGCAGGAGTTGTTTCAGGAATAGGTTTCATCGGCGCCGGTACAATACTTGCCGAGCAGAGGAAGGAAAGAACAAAAGTTGTCGGAATCACCACGGCAGCGAGTCTCTGGATGACCGCAGCAATAGGAATGATTACGGGTTTTGGAGATTACAGACTCGCAACATTCTCAACAGCATTAACATACATCATACTCAAGCTAAAGAGGGTTGAGGAGATGCTCGAGAAAAGGGATAAAAATTAA
- a CDS encoding nicotinate phosphoribosyltransferase — protein MFLIARDEDIKNGIVTDKYFVWTEKVLREKKVNPYVVAEFTASSWGIFSGLRDVLELMEGIDVDVYAMKEGTLFFPHEPVMVIAGHYLDFARFETAILGFICHSSGVSTKAFRTKLAAGDRKVLSFGTRRQHPAIAPVIERAAWIGGVDGVSNVSAEKYLGIESVGTMPHALIISFGDQISAWRAFDEVVDENIPRTLLADTYFDEKTEAILAIENVERVDGLRFDTPGTRRGNMRKIIEEIKWELRIRGRGDVKIVVSGGLDIEDIVALRDIVDIFGVGTSIAGANPVDFSMDIVERNGEFCAKRGKRGGMKQVYRDWESLRDEIRLFSEDKPGGMEPLLEKVMEGGEVLTESDMGEARKLALRQMELIRKLGRESEFI, from the coding sequence ATGTTTCTGATTGCAAGAGATGAGGATATCAAGAACGGAATTGTGACAGACAAATACTTTGTATGGACTGAAAAGGTTTTGAGAGAGAAGAAGGTCAATCCGTACGTTGTGGCAGAATTCACGGCATCCAGCTGGGGTATTTTTTCGGGACTGCGTGATGTGCTTGAGCTGATGGAGGGCATAGATGTTGACGTTTATGCGATGAAGGAAGGAACGCTCTTCTTTCCTCATGAGCCTGTAATGGTTATCGCCGGCCATTATCTGGATTTCGCCAGGTTTGAGACTGCGATACTGGGTTTTATCTGCCACTCTTCCGGAGTTTCCACCAAGGCGTTCAGAACAAAGCTCGCCGCAGGTGACAGAAAGGTTCTGTCATTCGGGACGAGAAGACAGCATCCTGCTATAGCTCCAGTTATTGAACGGGCAGCGTGGATTGGTGGAGTGGATGGTGTGAGCAACGTTTCAGCAGAGAAGTATCTCGGCATTGAGAGTGTCGGAACGATGCCCCACGCCCTGATAATTTCGTTTGGCGACCAGATCTCGGCGTGGAGGGCGTTTGACGAGGTTGTTGATGAAAATATTCCCCGGACGCTTCTTGCAGACACATATTTTGATGAGAAAACCGAAGCGATACTGGCGATCGAAAACGTGGAGAGGGTTGATGGCCTCAGATTTGACACCCCTGGCACGAGAAGAGGCAACATGCGGAAGATAATCGAGGAAATTAAATGGGAACTCAGAATAAGGGGCAGGGGCGATGTGAAGATTGTTGTAAGTGGAGGACTTGACATTGAGGACATTGTGGCCCTGAGGGACATCGTTGACATTTTTGGAGTGGGAACAAGCATTGCCGGGGCAAACCCTGTTGACTTCTCCATGGACATAGTGGAAAGAAATGGTGAGTTCTGTGCCAAAAGAGGGAAGAGAGGTGGAATGAAGCAGGTTTACAGGGACTGGGAAAGTCTGAGGGATGAAATCAGGCTGTTCAGCGAGGATAAGCCTGGGGGCATGGAGCCGCTGCTTGAGAAGGTTATGGAAGGCGGAGAGGTATTGACAGAGAGCGACATGGGTGAGGCGAGAAAACTCGCTCTCAGGCAGATGGAGCTCATAAGGAAGCTTGGCAGGGAAAGTGAGTTTATTTAA
- a CDS encoding MazG nucleotide pyrophosphohydrolase domain-containing protein, whose product MKISEFQRLIKDLYYEKDIERGVGKTFFWFIEEVGELSEALRKNKNLGEEFADVFAWLVSLANLCGIELEEEVRKKYPDYCIKCGSRPCKCKEGL is encoded by the coding sequence GTGAAGATATCCGAGTTTCAGAGACTGATAAAGGACCTTTACTACGAGAAGGACATTGAAAGGGGTGTGGGAAAGACCTTTTTCTGGTTTATCGAGGAAGTTGGGGAACTTTCAGAGGCGCTGAGAAAAAACAAAAATCTCGGTGAGGAATTTGCAGATGTTTTCGCCTGGCTTGTGAGCCTGGCAAATCTTTGCGGGATTGAACTTGAGGAAGAGGTGAGGAAGAAATATCCGGATTACTGCATAAAATGCGGTTCCCGGCCTTGTAAGTGTAAGGAGGGATTGTGA
- a CDS encoding PHP domain-containing protein, which produces MKRAELHVHSTYSDGLDRAERIVDVAVRLGIDAISITDHDTVQGSMAALDYVRDEHLDIEVIPGAEISTSDGHLLVYYIERDIDKGMSLMETIEEVRKRNGICAVSHPFQIERSGAFRIELIKHADALEVFNAKYVIGIFNRISERIADRYGMAKIAGSDAHTADEVGYGLTLYTGTLKEAIAERKTEYNGRKMPLSRQIGYSLKKKFIH; this is translated from the coding sequence ATGAAAAGGGCTGAACTGCATGTCCACTCCACATACAGTGACGGCCTCGACAGGGCTGAGAGAATTGTTGATGTGGCTGTGAGGCTCGGAATCGATGCCATCTCGATAACGGATCATGACACTGTTCAGGGGAGCATGGCGGCACTCGACTACGTCAGGGATGAGCATCTGGACATTGAGGTAATACCGGGTGCTGAAATTTCAACTTCTGATGGACACCTCCTTGTTTATTATATTGAGAGAGATATTGACAAGGGCATGTCTCTGATGGAAACAATTGAGGAGGTGAGAAAGCGGAACGGAATTTGTGCTGTGTCGCATCCCTTTCAGATAGAGAGGAGTGGTGCTTTCAGGATCGAGCTTATAAAGCACGCAGATGCTTTGGAGGTTTTCAATGCAAAGTATGTCATTGGCATTTTCAACAGAATTTCAGAAAGAATTGCGGACAGGTATGGGATGGCTAAAATAGCAGGCAGCGATGCTCATACGGCAGACGAGGTGGGATACGGGTTGACGCTCTATACGGGAACTCTGAAAGAAGCTATTGCGGAGAGAAAAACGGAATATAATGGACGCAAAATGCCGCTTTCGAGACAGATAGGTTATTCGCTGAAAAAGAAGTTCATCCACTAA
- a CDS encoding dihydropteroate synthase-like protein translates to MKVLLVTGRLAEKMVRENAMGNDVHVADVDVAAFVSEKDLENLDLSDYDLVLVPGLSKGKWEKLEKESGVKIRLGPIHAYDIPPILKRLDEIELSHEIPADRLVDIDRRNEILKEIETHEKGVFDINGIVIGGESRLKVVAEIVDATELEKDELVERIEYYLESGADIIDLGIPISFSTEDVKKAVRIAKDCCNAVSIDTFSPRAIRAGIESGADMVMSISLSNLKALNYVRDQAVVAVERNPERLKWLISFIKTKTDRVIADPVLDINGFFDSLTRYRKYREIDSATPMLFGSGNITELFDADSVGMNGILAYIAEELEADLLFTTEASVKTRGCIKELKTASIMVRGARIKETPPKDLGISLLVLKEKRRIAEAQEPEGCIEAEKSERFVRDPAGDFRIWVSGNRIVCSHEKAVVTGKDAKSIIDTILRLNLVTRLDHAAYLGRELKKAEMALKLGKNYVQDMPLDFGIYGKVD, encoded by the coding sequence GTGAAGGTCCTTCTTGTTACAGGAAGACTGGCTGAAAAAATGGTAAGGGAAAACGCCATGGGAAATGACGTTCATGTGGCAGATGTTGACGTCGCTGCTTTTGTATCGGAAAAAGACCTCGAAAATCTTGATCTTTCCGATTACGATCTCGTACTTGTCCCGGGGCTTTCCAAGGGTAAGTGGGAAAAGCTGGAAAAAGAGAGTGGCGTTAAAATTCGCCTTGGACCAATTCACGCATACGACATTCCCCCAATACTTAAAAGACTTGACGAAATTGAACTTTCCCATGAGATCCCTGCGGACAGGCTTGTTGACATCGATAGACGAAATGAAATCCTGAAAGAGATCGAGACACACGAAAAGGGCGTATTTGACATAAACGGCATCGTTATCGGAGGGGAGAGCAGATTAAAGGTTGTTGCCGAGATCGTTGATGCCACCGAACTTGAAAAAGACGAGCTTGTGGAGAGAATAGAATACTATCTTGAAAGTGGTGCTGACATAATAGACCTCGGCATACCAATAAGCTTTTCCACGGAAGATGTAAAAAAAGCGGTTAGGATAGCAAAGGATTGCTGCAATGCAGTCAGCATAGATACATTCTCTCCAAGAGCAATAAGGGCAGGAATTGAGAGCGGTGCTGACATGGTCATGAGCATCTCACTCTCAAATCTTAAAGCGCTGAATTACGTTAGAGATCAGGCAGTTGTTGCCGTCGAAAGAAATCCAGAAAGACTGAAGTGGCTGATCAGCTTTATAAAAACAAAAACAGACAGGGTTATTGCAGATCCGGTGCTGGACATAAACGGATTTTTTGATTCCCTGACAAGATACAGGAAATACCGGGAAATCGATTCTGCAACTCCCATGCTTTTCGGTTCGGGAAACATAACCGAACTTTTCGATGCGGACAGCGTGGGCATGAACGGGATTCTCGCATACATTGCTGAAGAGCTTGAAGCTGACCTGCTCTTCACAACCGAAGCGAGCGTTAAAACGAGGGGATGCATTAAGGAGCTTAAAACCGCAAGCATTATGGTCAGAGGAGCCAGGATAAAGGAGACTCCACCAAAAGATCTGGGGATTTCTCTGCTTGTACTGAAAGAGAAAAGAAGGATTGCGGAGGCGCAGGAGCCTGAAGGGTGCATTGAAGCCGAAAAAAGCGAAAGATTCGTGAGAGATCCTGCTGGCGATTTCAGAATATGGGTTTCAGGAAACAGGATAGTCTGCAGCCATGAAAAGGCGGTTGTGACAGGAAAGGACGCAAAAAGCATAATTGACACGATCCTGAGACTCAACCTGGTAACCAGACTGGATCACGCAGCGTACCTCGGAAGAGAGCTGAAAAAAGCAGAAATGGCATTAAAACTCGGCAAGAACTACGTGCAGGATATGCCCCTGGATTTTGGAATATACGGAAAAGTTGATTAG
- a CDS encoding pyruvoyl-dependent arginine decarboxylase, whose translation MLVPKKVFFTAGAGSHEDELVSFELALRDAGIERFNLVPVSSIFPPQCEIIGIDDGLRELYPGQVVFCVMSRETSSEEGKKIYASVGAAIPEDSSLHGYLTEYHGEYTGEDVGRKAEESAAFMLETAFGIKPAKTFNVTKVAEVKDYTTVVAAAVFVF comes from the coding sequence ATGCTCGTCCCGAAAAAGGTGTTCTTCACAGCGGGAGCGGGCAGTCATGAGGATGAGCTGGTTAGCTTTGAGCTCGCATTGAGAGATGCTGGCATAGAAAGGTTCAACCTCGTTCCTGTGAGCAGCATATTTCCCCCTCAGTGTGAAATAATCGGCATTGACGACGGTCTGAGGGAGCTTTACCCCGGTCAGGTCGTTTTCTGTGTGATGTCGAGGGAGACGAGCAGCGAAGAGGGTAAGAAAATTTATGCGAGTGTTGGAGCAGCAATTCCTGAAGATTCATCTCTTCACGGGTATCTCACGGAATATCACGGAGAGTATACCGGAGAGGATGTTGGGAGGAAGGCAGAGGAGAGTGCGGCATTCATGCTCGAAACGGCCTTCGGCATAAAGCCCGCAAAGACATTCAATGTAACAAAGGTGGCAGAGGTAAAGGACTATACGACGGTTGTCGCTGCTGCGGTTTTTGTTTTCTAA
- a CDS encoding archaeosine biosynthesis radical SAM protein RaSEA has protein sequence MKAWIERERLDGEVVDCLTVILPTRGCGWDKCYMCGYTLDSDRNATQEKVYRAFEKAAVKKQAEVLKIFTSGSFFDAREVERETREKIYRRAVELGFRKLIVESRPEFLTEAVAEEISQAGIEIEIGIGLETSNDFYREHLINKGFSFEDYRSAVKRVGSVARIKTYLLLKPPLLMEKEAMDDIKKSIEDVKPYTDVVSLNLMTIHSGTYVERLWREGVYRPPWLWSAVEILKWADLDILCDPVAGGKRRGPHNCFKCDGSVIDEIRQFSLTGDKGVFETDCECKERWKLALEAEDLIEKPLFP, from the coding sequence TTGAAGGCCTGGATTGAGAGAGAAAGGCTTGACGGAGAGGTGGTGGACTGCCTCACGGTGATACTCCCCACGAGGGGGTGCGGGTGGGATAAATGCTACATGTGTGGCTACACCCTCGACTCGGACAGAAACGCAACTCAGGAGAAAGTTTACAGGGCGTTTGAAAAGGCTGCAGTCAAAAAACAGGCGGAAGTTCTGAAAATATTCACCTCAGGCAGTTTTTTCGATGCCAGGGAGGTTGAAAGAGAAACAAGAGAGAAGATCTACCGCAGGGCAGTGGAGCTTGGATTCAGAAAGCTCATTGTCGAAAGCAGGCCTGAGTTTCTGACCGAAGCGGTGGCTGAGGAAATCTCTCAGGCTGGCATTGAGATTGAAATTGGCATAGGTCTTGAAACTTCAAACGATTTCTACAGGGAACATCTGATAAATAAAGGCTTCAGCTTCGAGGATTACAGAAGCGCAGTTAAACGTGTGGGTAGTGTGGCGAGGATAAAGACCTATCTGCTACTCAAACCTCCTCTGCTCATGGAGAAAGAGGCGATGGATGACATAAAAAAGTCCATTGAGGACGTAAAGCCTTACACGGATGTGGTCTCGCTCAACCTCATGACGATCCATTCAGGAACGTATGTTGAGAGGCTGTGGAGAGAGGGCGTTTACAGGCCTCCCTGGCTGTGGAGTGCCGTGGAAATCCTGAAATGGGCTGATTTGGACATACTGTGCGATCCCGTTGCGGGAGGTAAGAGGAGAGGACCCCACAACTGCTTCAAATGTGACGGTTCTGTTATTGATGAGATAAGACAGTTTTCTCTGACAGGGGATAAAGGGGTTTTCGAGACCGATTGCGAGTGTAAGGAGAGGTGGAAACTCGCCCTTGAGGCTGAAGACCTGATAGAAAAGCCTCTTTTTCCATAG
- a CDS encoding rhomboid family intramembrane serine protease: MKCDICGKDELLPYKCSYCGGTFCSDHRLPEKHSCEGLYDIPVKVKRDRDIGRRQRSRIAELQKYDPELKVRKNPFEIYGYNNMILAIITVLFALTLIFRPLFNMLALYPYDVYLRPWQLITSIFLHGSFEHYFVNALVLFFFGTELERRVGGKKYLEIFLLSGIFGNVMYVLFSYASGTFTPAVGASGAIYGVMGALAIMAPEIRVLLFFFIPMNIRMAVLLFALYNLYNLLTPSPLFTGVAYIAHLGGLVVGLYYGDRLRMRRRLRL, encoded by the coding sequence GTGAAATGTGATATATGCGGAAAGGATGAGCTTCTTCCGTACAAATGCAGTTATTGTGGAGGTACGTTCTGCTCTGATCACAGGTTGCCCGAAAAGCACAGCTGCGAGGGGCTGTATGATATTCCTGTTAAGGTTAAGCGGGACAGAGATATAGGGCGGAGACAAAGGAGCAGAATTGCTGAATTGCAGAAGTATGATCCCGAATTGAAGGTCAGAAAAAATCCGTTTGAGATTTACGGCTACAACAACATGATTCTTGCAATAATCACTGTCCTGTTTGCTCTGACGCTCATATTCAGACCTCTCTTCAATATGCTTGCTCTTTATCCTTACGACGTCTATCTGCGACCCTGGCAGCTTATTACCAGCATCTTCCTTCATGGTTCGTTTGAGCATTATTTTGTAAATGCTCTCGTGCTTTTCTTCTTTGGGACAGAGCTTGAAAGAAGAGTGGGCGGGAAGAAGTATCTCGAAATATTTCTGCTTTCAGGTATTTTTGGGAACGTGATGTACGTCCTTTTTTCATACGCAAGTGGGACATTTACGCCGGCTGTAGGAGCTTCAGGGGCGATTTACGGTGTAATGGGGGCTCTCGCCATCATGGCTCCGGAGATCAGAGTGCTGCTGTTCTTCTTTATCCCGATGAATATCCGAATGGCAGTACTCCTGTTTGCGCTCTACAATCTCTACAATCTGCTGACTCCGTCTCCGCTTTTCACCGGTGTGGCTTACATAGCACACCTCGGAGGGCTTGTGGTGGGACTTTACTACGGTGATAGACTGAGAATGAGAAGGAGGCTGCGTCTTTGA